From the genome of Ictalurus punctatus breed USDA103 chromosome 5, Coco_2.0, whole genome shotgun sequence:
acaggtgaagagagagagagagacaggtgaagagagacaggtagagagagagagagagagagagagagagagagagagacaggtgaagagagacaggtagacagagagagagagagagacaggtgaagagagacaggtagagagagagagagagagagagagagacaggtgaagagagacaggtagacagagagagagagagacaggtgaagagagacaggtagagagagagagacaggtgaagagagacaggtagagagagagagagagagacaggtgaagagagacaggtagagagagagagagagaggtgaagagagacaggtagagagagagagagagagacaggtgaagagagacaggtagagagagagagagacaggtgaagagagacaggtagagagagagagagagagaggtgaagagagacaggtagagagagagagagagagacaggtgaagagagacaggtagagagagagagagagagacaggtgaagagagacaggtagagagagagagagagagaggtgaagagagacaggtagagagagagagagagagagacaggtgaagagagacaggtagagagagagagagagagagagagagagagacaggtgaagagagacaggtagagagagagagagacaggtgaagagagacaggtagagagagagagagagagagagagagagacaggtgaagagagacaggtagagagagagagagagagagagagagagagagagagacaggtgaagagagacaggtagagagagagagagagacagatagggaGATAAAGCAGACCGACAGTGAGACAGTAAATTGATTTCAGTAGGATATGTAAGAAGCCCCAGAGGACTGTGGGTAATCTGATCTACACTTTGGATTTCACATCAAGTTTGAAGCAGAGAAGCATTATCTGATCTCACAGCTAGTGCACTTCCCAGCAAGGTGCTAATATACTAATTATACCCTATAgcctactccctataccctactccctattccctataccctactccctataccctactccctattccctataccctactccctataccctactccctataccctactccctattccctataccctactcctactccctataccctactcctattccctataccctactccctataccctactcctactccctataccctactccctataccctactccctattccctataccctactccctataccctactccctataccctactccctattccctataccctactccgtattccctataccctactcctactccctataccctactccctataccctactccctattccctatacCCTattccctataccctactccctataccctactcctactccctataccctactccctattccctactccctattccctataccctactcctactccctataccctactccctattccctactccctattccctattccctataccctactcctactccctattccctataccctactcctactccctataccctataccctactcctactccctattccctataccctactccctattccctatacCCTATgtcctactccctattccctataccctactccctattccctatacCCTATgtcctactccctattccctatacCCTATAtcctactccctataccctactcctactccctataccctactcctactccctattccctataccctactcctactccctattccctatacCCTATGTCCTACTCCCTATATTTATCCCTACTCCCTGGTGACACTGTACCTTGTCGAGTTCCTGTTTCTGCATCTGTCTGAGTCTCCACAGATCCCCACCTTCATCATActcatcctcctcttcttcttcctcctctcctgCTGCTTTCTGAGAGGCGGACTTCCTCTTCCACTCTGTctctgagagagggagaaagagagagagaggaaatgagcTAGGAAAAGTGAATAGAGTACAGTAGATAttatacaagtgtgtgtgtgtgtgtgtgtgtgtgtgtgtgtgtgtgtgtgtgtgtgtgatacccAGCACAGCGAGGGACGGGGGACAGGGCCAGGACTCGGTTTCGATCTTAGATGGCAGTTTTGGATCAGGCGGCTGAGCGGCGGGAAAACGGGACGACTCGATGATCAGATCCTCCATGTGTTTACTCTGAGGAGCGTGAGAcacgtctacacacacacacacacacacacacacacacacacacacacacacccacacacacgcacacacacacacacacacacacacacacgcacccacacacacacacgcacccacacacacacacacacacacacacacacacacacacaaacgtgttAGCACATAAACATATAGAATAACGGATATAtgtacttacacacacacacacacacacaaccatactGGTCTGAATGTAAAGTGTGTATCTCACACCTTGTTTGTAGATCGGTGGCttcttgtaaatatttgtgcCGTTATCTGAAAAAGAGAATGAACGACTCATTAAAGGAGTAAAGGGGTAAAGGAGTAAAGGAGTAAAGGGGTAAAGGGGTAAAGGAGTAAAGGGGTAAAGGGGTAAAGGGGTAAAGGGGTAAGGGAGTAAAGGGGTAAAGGAGTAAAGGGGTAAAGGGGTAAAGGGGTAAAGGGGTAAAGGAGTAAAGGGGTAAAGGGGTAAGGGAGTAAAGGAGTAAAGGGGTAAAGGAGTAAAGGGGTAAAGGGGTAAAGGGGTAAGGGAGTAAAGGGGTAAAGGAGTAAAGGGGTAAAGGGGTAAGGGAGTAAAGGGGTAAAGGGGTAAAGGGGTAAAGGGGTAAAGGGGTAAGGGAGTAAAGGGGTAAAGGGGTAAGGGAGTAAAGGAGTAAAGGGGTAAAGGGGTAAAGGGGTAAGGGAGTAAAGGGGTAAAGGAGTAAAGGGGTAAAGGAGTAAAGGAGTAAAGGGGTAAAGGGGTAAAGGGGTAAAGGGGTAAGGGAGTAAAGGGGTAAAGGGGTAAAGGAGTAAAGGGGTAAAGGGGTAAAGGAGTAAAGGGGTAAAGGAGTAAAGGGGTAAAGGGGTAAAGGGGTAAGGGAGTAAAGGGGTAAAGGGGTAAAGGGGTAAGGGAGTAAAGGGGTAAAGGGGTAAAGGAGTAAAGGGGTAAAGGGGTAAAGGAGTAAAGGGGTAAAGGAGTAAAGGGGTAAAGGGGTAAAGGGGTAAAGGGGTAAGGGAGTAAAGGGGTAAAGGGGTAAAGGGGTAAAGGGGTAAAGGAGTAAAGGGGTAAAGGGGTAAAGGGGTAAAGGAGTAAAGGGGTAAAGGGGTAAAGGGGTAAGGGAGTAAAGGGGTAAAGGGGTAAAGGGGTAAGGGAGTAAAGGGGTAAAGGGGTAAAGGAGTAAAGGGGTAAAGGGGTAAAGGAGTAAAGGGGTAAAGGGGTAAAGGAGTAAAGGGGTAAAGGGGTAAAGGGGTAAAGGAGTAAAGGGGTAAAGGGGCTTCAGTAGTGCGCACTTCAGCAGTCCCCTATCTAGGGCTCACACTCGCTCCATGTCTCTGACTCAAACAACTCTACTGCTCACTAACGAACAGTTTTTAATGAGTTCaagtgtgtgtatacgtgcaggtgtgtgtgtgtgtgtgtgtgtgtgtgtgtgtgtgagtgtgtgtgtgtgtgtgtgtgtgtgtgtgtgtgtgtgtgtgagtgtgtatacgtgcagatgtgtgtgtgtgtgtgtgtgtgtgtgtgtgagtgtgtatatgtgcagatgtgtgtgtgtgtgtgtgtgagtgtgtgtgtgtgtgtgtgtatacgtgcagatgtgtgtgtgtgtgtgtgtgtgtgtgagtgtgtatacgtgcagatgtgtgtgtgtgtgtgtgtgtgtgtgtgtgtgtgtgtgtgtgtgtgtgtgtgagtgtgtgtgtgtgtgtgtgagtgtctcaCCAGGCCGGTGGAAGTGCTGCTGATGCGGTGTGTTTTTGCCCACACTGCTCTTCCTGCACACGGGCTGCAGCGTGGAGGCCGGAGACGAGCTGCCGGAAGACTTCTGCTCCACACACTCCCTCGACTCCTTCGACATGACTGagctcttcacacacacacacacacacacacacacaagttttattcttttattaagagtagtagtattagtattatttcaTGCCAAAAATGAGACGAATCATCCAGAACATTCCGTGTCTGCGTAAGCTTCTTTAGCTTTCACTGGAGCTTCAAGGCTAACGTTGCTAACGTTAATGGAAGTCTGTGGTCACCAGTTTCGCCTCAGGACTCATGGAAAGACAATGGTGTTCATTTAGAGTGTATTAACAATCCATGTGTTTCAGTCTTACCTCAGGAgatagaggaggagagagggagcgcGGAGAGAGGgacctctgagagagagagagagagagggagagagagagagggagagtgagagagagagtgagacagagacagagtgagacaggtcaGTTGTTGGCAGTCAGTGAGAGATCCAGACTTTTCCACAGACAGGTTTGAAGAGGAAATACAGCAAAACAACACACCAGTCCCCCTGAGAttactgccgtgtgtgtgtgtgtgtgtgtgtgtgtgtgtgtgtgtgtgtgtgtgtgtgtgctacctCAGTGTGGTCCAGGAGTGTGTAGTTGAAGTGTGGTTCGTACATCATCAGGTCGGGACGCTCGATGTCCAGTATGGCCTTGTCTTTAGGAATGGCTGCTAAGTCCTTATAGCCGATCACCTGATCATCCATTTTAGCctgaggagagagggagagagagagagagagaggagaagagagaaagagagtgagagagagagagagagagagaggagaagagagagagagagagagagagagagggagagagagagagagagagagagagagagaggggggagaagAGAGAAACAGGGTGGAAAATTAGAttgaagagaaagagggaggaaaaagagagaaaggagaagagaggagagaacgAGGGAGGAAAACAGAAGTGGACAAGGAGAAGgcaggagagaaagaggagggagaaaaggaaaggacagacaagagaaagagagaagagatgaAGGAAGGGGGAAAGAAGAGAacaggagagaaggaggagaggaaagaaaaacaaagagaagaagggaaagagagagaaaagaggagtggaaaaaaaagagaaaaatgtgcACGGgtagaagaggaggagagaaagagggataagagagagagataatgatgGACAGAGTGAGGTGTATCAGTTACAGTACTCACCACTATAGAGAGAGCTGGAGTTCCCGTCTCGGCCCCCCCTCGCAGAGAACACACACTTCCTGGAGAAGTAAGGGCCGGCTGCtgcttcaccacacacacacacacacacacacacacacacacacacacacacacacacgatctaTAAGGTTTCTgaatatatattgtatacatgTTGTGTATCTCATTGACGAATGTACACGAGCTGCAACAGCATCTCCGCCCACACCACTGTGTCTCGCACTCGGTAACcatagtaacagtaactctgagCACAGCTACAGCGTTATCAGGACCGGGCCGGTACTAAAGCAAACGGATCAAAAAAGTTGTCTCTAGCGTCCTAAGAAATAGAATTTACTCTTActccagattttatttcacatcaaCGAGATCAAAATCTTTTACCGCGTCAGCGCGGGAGGAAACGGGCGAAATAACTGAATTGTTAACGTGACGTGGGGGAGGGGCGGGGTTACTATCAGAGAGTTCACAACAGCTTCAGATTCATGTGTCCACTGGGACACCATCCCCACCCCaacaccacccccaccccaacacaccCCTACcccaacaccatccccaccccaacaccacccccaccccaacaccatccccaccccAACACACCCCTACcccaacaccatccccaccccaacaccacccccaccccaataCCACCCCTACCCCaacaccacccccaccccaacaccacccccaccccaacacaccCCTACCCCaacaccacccccaccccaacacaccCCTACcccaacaccatccccaccccaacaccatccccaccccaacaccacccccaccccaacaccatccccaccccAACACCACCCCTACcccaacaccatccccaccccaacaccacccccaccccaataCCACCCCTACCCCaacaccacccccaccccaacaccacccccaccccaacacaccCCTACCCCaacaccacccccaccccaacacaccCCTACcccaacaccatccccaccccAACACCACCCACACCCCAACACCACCGCCACCCCAataccacccccaccccaacaccacccccaccccaacacacccccaccccaacaccATCCCTACcccaacaccatccccaccccAACACCACCCACACCCCaacacacccccaccccaacaccATCTCCACCCCAACACCACCCACACcccaacaccatccccaccccAACACCATCCCTACcccaacaccatccccacctcaacaccacccccaccccaacaccacccccaccccaacaccACCCCTACCCTAACACCATCCCTACCCAACACCACCCCTACcccaacaccatccccaccccAACACACCCCTACcccaacaccatccccaccccaacaccatccccaccccaacaccatccccaccccACACTAACACCATGGGCAGAATGATTACTAAGAAAATTCTTGGAACAGCATAAAGAACATTGTTTTTTTACCTTTTGCATCATCATTTGGGATAACTTCAAAGGGGTTCCCTTGGTGAGGTCAGACTAtaaatgatagagagagagagagagagatgagaactACAGCCTCTCACAAAAGCGGCGCTGGAAAAATCTGCATGCTTTTGTGCGCTACTGAAAAGGAGAGGTGTAGAGAAAAGCCTGTTTTGGACGCAGGCCCAGGGTAAGTCGTGCATCTGTAAAATATGGATAACATTCACCAGGGCGAGTGTTTTAGCGTGCTAATCCTCAACAGAGGTTACTGAAGTGTTACACGGGTTAAAAACCAGGTCAGCGCCACTGGATATCTTTAACGGGCCGAAGCTTTTACAAATGAGCAGAAAGTCCAGGTTAAGAACTGATTTTCTGATCAGAGCTGTAGTTCTTTCATTGTCATTTATGAGTTTTTTGCTGGACCATCAGTGACTGCTTTACATATttacagtgttacattaaaatctttgttgtattgtattatatcagaaaaagacagagagagagagcgagagtgagagagagagagagagagagagagagagagtcatgtcTCACCTGAGTCAATGAACAGCTTCATATCTGGGATGAAGAGGCGTCCTCGAGTCACACCAACGCTGAAAATCCAGTCCAGATGAATATCTCACCTGCTACAGAACACGTAGAGAGTAAAATATTGACCTTTTTTTCgatataaaaagtaataattattattttagacattaAATACAGCATTATTTCTGACGGTCAGTTAGCAAAGCTATCTAGTGTATATATCGTGCTACATATCGTGTATCACAGAAATGCTTTCACGAATCTAAGCTTCAGGTTTTATGGAGCAGGTTTTGGAAGATCGTGTAAGTTACATCATCGTCTAATAGCGGCGCATCATAACAGCTACACGATCACACTGAGGCGTCCCGTGTGACCGAGTTAAAGCCACGCCGTCTCGCATCACCGGCACGCAGAGCTCCATCTGAGCTTCCCGAGAGGACCTTCACCGAGTGAGATCATCGACCAGGCTCCTCCTCTACTC
Proteins encoded in this window:
- the LOC108265326 gene encoding dematin, with the protein product MMMQKQPALTSPGSVCSLRGGAETGTPALSIVAKMDDQVIGYKDLAAIPKDKAILDIERPDLMMYEPHFNYTLLDHTERSLSPRSLSPPLSPESSVMSKESRECVEQKSSGSSSPASTLQPVCRKSSVGKNTPHQQHFHRPDNGTNIYKKPPIYKQDVSHAPQSKHMEDLIIESSRFPAAQPPDPKLPSKIETESWPCPPSLAVLETEWKRKSASQKAAGEEEEEEEDEYDEGGDLWRLRQMQKQELDKIQSNLGKLILKEEIERATPMSRKTRSLPDRTPTPLGTRSPSFPSYSRSGLSRLQSAEFSSSHTDRAGHSELFSSTRFCSTLNGDAQGRRMDRGNSLPTMLEQKIYPYDMLMVTHRGRNKLPPGVDRTRLERHLSPEEFENVFGMTMDEFDRLSLWKRNELKKRVSLF